The proteins below come from a single Mycobacterium parmense genomic window:
- a CDS encoding SCO6745 family protein, producing MARDPGLARRFFDRYEPVHGVTYFAPEARAALDGLGYRGFWMGYFAARSAPLGAVPREVVAATFYNFAPERVAKALPAAWEIAGPDAALRARRDSAVAALRRYGLEADENVRVAADLAGKAARGAPLEGRPLFAANLALPWPDDPLAALWHATTLLREHRGDGHVAVLTAAGISGRESNVLHAAAGGVPRDYIARTRDYDEAAWRRQEQRLADRGLLDDHGSLTAAGRELKDSIESTTDAVALSALDALSDDEVETLFRALTPITRAVVAGGDVPAQTPMTLRRDELHDDSAHLAPS from the coding sequence GTGGCGAGAGACCCTGGGCTGGCGCGGCGCTTCTTCGACAGGTACGAGCCCGTGCACGGCGTGACGTACTTCGCGCCGGAGGCACGCGCGGCGCTGGACGGGCTCGGTTACCGAGGCTTCTGGATGGGTTACTTCGCCGCGCGTTCGGCGCCGCTGGGCGCCGTGCCCCGGGAGGTGGTGGCCGCGACGTTCTACAACTTCGCCCCCGAGCGGGTCGCCAAGGCGCTCCCGGCGGCCTGGGAGATCGCGGGTCCCGACGCCGCGTTGCGCGCCCGCCGGGACTCCGCCGTCGCGGCGCTGCGCCGCTACGGCCTCGAGGCGGACGAAAATGTCCGTGTGGCGGCGGATTTGGCGGGCAAAGCCGCGCGCGGAGCGCCGCTCGAGGGGAGGCCACTGTTCGCCGCCAACCTGGCGCTGCCCTGGCCCGACGACCCGCTGGCGGCCCTATGGCACGCCACCACGCTGTTGCGTGAGCACCGCGGTGACGGGCACGTCGCGGTGCTGACGGCCGCCGGGATCTCCGGCCGCGAATCCAACGTGTTGCACGCGGCCGCTGGCGGGGTGCCGCGCGACTACATCGCCCGGACGCGCGATTACGACGAAGCGGCGTGGCGGCGTCAGGAGCAACGGCTGGCCGACCGGGGGCTGCTCGACGACCACGGCTCGCTCACCGCCGCGGGGCGAGAACTCAAGGACAGCATCGAGTCGACGACCGATGCCGTCGCGCTGTCGGCGCTCGACGCGCTCAGCGACGACGAGGTGGAAACGCTGTTCCGGGCCCTGACCCCCATCACCCGCGCGGTCGTGGCCGGCGGCGACGTACCCGCGCAGACCCCGATGACGCTGCGCCGCGACGAATTGCACGACGACAGCGCGCATCTCGCGCCTAGCTAG
- a CDS encoding ABC transporter ATP-binding protein produces the protein MNAGAAVRLERLRLGFDGELAAEISLSVTPGEIVVLLGPSGCGKSTILRALAGLLAPMGGRALVDGDAVTGNAAHCAMVFQEDALLPWRTAAKNVQYALKLRGVARGDRAQAADALLSQVGLSAYRDHLPGQLSGGMRQRVQLARTLACEPRVLLMDEPFGALDAQTRLDMQRLLVSVWEAQRMTVLFVTHDVDEALLLADRIVLLSARPAQVADVLAIDKPRSPGAQFGRDFQRQRYEILAYLGQSPALSAP, from the coding sequence ATGAACGCCGGAGCGGCGGTCCGGCTGGAGCGTCTCCGGTTGGGCTTCGACGGCGAACTGGCCGCGGAGATCTCGCTGAGCGTGACGCCCGGCGAAATCGTCGTGCTGCTCGGGCCGTCCGGCTGCGGCAAGTCCACCATCCTGCGGGCCCTCGCCGGCCTGCTCGCCCCGATGGGCGGCCGGGCGCTCGTGGACGGCGACGCGGTGACCGGCAACGCCGCGCACTGCGCGATGGTGTTCCAGGAGGATGCGTTGCTGCCGTGGCGAACGGCCGCCAAGAACGTCCAGTACGCCCTGAAGCTGCGCGGCGTGGCGCGCGGGGACCGCGCGCAGGCCGCGGATGCGTTGCTGAGTCAGGTCGGGCTCAGCGCCTACCGGGATCACCTGCCCGGCCAGCTGTCGGGCGGCATGCGCCAGCGCGTCCAGTTGGCGCGCACCCTCGCGTGCGAGCCGCGCGTGCTGCTGATGGACGAGCCGTTCGGCGCGCTGGACGCGCAAACCCGGCTGGACATGCAGCGACTGCTGGTGTCGGTGTGGGAGGCCCAACGGATGACGGTGTTGTTCGTGACCCACGACGTCGACGAGGCTCTGTTGCTTGCGGACCGGATCGTGCTGCTCAGCGCCCGGCCCGCGCAGGTCGCCGACGTCCTCGCGATCGACAAGCCGCGGTCTCCGGGTGCGCAGTTCGGCAGGGACTTCCAGCGGCAGCGGTATGAGATCCTCGCCTACCTGGGCCAGAGCCCGGCGCTGAGCGCGCCATGA
- a CDS encoding ABC transporter permease, with the protein MLDAAKVRESDATLRPPGRRHPRVRARIAAVALPLLPVAAFLLLWQQLTAHQVVAWLRFNRMPTPGSVYDALVARVSSGGYYDDLLASLQRILLGFGLAAVAGVALGMLVGRSRTARMTLRPFIEVFRPIPAIALVPLTILLFPSSEQGIVFITFFAAFFPVVVSTIHAMDALPQVWEDAARTMGARRLSILLHVVLPGALPGIFSGLSVAMGVAWICVVSAEMISGQYGIGYYTWQCYGLLDYAGVVVGMVSIGALGLLTAWLVERVGRRVNNWLPRSAR; encoded by the coding sequence ATGCTCGACGCCGCCAAGGTGCGCGAGTCCGACGCGACACTTCGCCCGCCGGGCAGGCGGCATCCGCGCGTGCGGGCGCGGATTGCGGCGGTCGCGCTGCCGCTGCTGCCGGTTGCCGCGTTCCTGCTCCTGTGGCAGCAGCTGACGGCGCACCAGGTGGTGGCGTGGCTGCGGTTCAACCGGATGCCCACACCGGGCAGCGTGTACGACGCCCTGGTCGCCCGGGTCAGTTCCGGCGGTTACTACGACGACCTGCTGGCAAGCCTGCAACGCATCCTGCTCGGCTTCGGCCTGGCCGCGGTGGCTGGCGTCGCGCTGGGCATGCTCGTGGGCCGGTCGCGCACCGCGCGAATGACGTTGCGGCCCTTCATCGAAGTCTTCCGGCCGATCCCGGCCATCGCCCTGGTCCCGCTGACCATCCTGCTGTTTCCCAGCAGCGAACAGGGCATCGTGTTCATCACCTTCTTCGCGGCCTTCTTCCCCGTCGTCGTCAGCACGATCCACGCGATGGACGCGCTACCGCAGGTGTGGGAGGACGCCGCCAGGACGATGGGCGCGCGCCGGCTGTCGATCTTGTTGCACGTCGTCCTTCCCGGCGCGCTGCCCGGTATCTTCTCCGGGCTGTCGGTGGCGATGGGGGTTGCCTGGATCTGCGTGGTCAGTGCCGAGATGATCTCGGGCCAGTACGGAATCGGCTACTACACCTGGCAGTGCTACGGGTTGCTCGACTATGCGGGCGTGGTGGTCGGCATGGTGTCCATCGGCGCCCTCGGGCTGCTGACCGCCTGGCTTGTCGAGCGGGTCGGCCGGCGGGTCAACAACTGGCTGCCCAGGTCGGCTCGATGA
- a CDS encoding ABC transporter substrate-binding protein: protein MRGSILAVVAAVCASLLSGCGVLGEPSVVVNVGYQSKTINTVNAGTLMRDRGEFEKALARVAAAHGVKYRVVWQDFASGAPLTAQMMASHVDIGSMGDYPLLVNGSKTRRYSDAQTSFIAVTGYNLRGSLNQVIVPTGSTVTSLADLVGRRVSTSLGSAGDGMLAAALQRARIDPGQVHLVNQDPAVGASAIEGKQVDAMAQFVPWPQLLVFRKQGELLYDGGDNDVPTFHGVVARDDFTHRHPEVITAFLQAMSATTDYIVAHPLQAALRVSALTRIEPEVVYLYNGPNGLVSFDMTIKTQLVAALGKIKPFLVRKRSVSPGFDISAFVDESYLQAEIGPDYQRRRADTVNPDRLTGFDDRCGLPVDDPAQASELWPAGATHTEVAATPTCLLRRIAATQSVRAAYVPDTVTGTRLFADHAVWLVDTSAPTTQRYKPFDTPGAAAAYRAQHPQTVPVTYRTALSQSRSPS, encoded by the coding sequence GTGAGGGGCTCGATCCTTGCGGTGGTGGCGGCGGTCTGCGCGTCGCTGCTGAGCGGCTGCGGCGTCCTCGGCGAACCCAGCGTCGTGGTCAACGTCGGATACCAGTCCAAGACCATCAACACCGTCAACGCCGGCACCCTGATGCGCGACCGCGGGGAGTTCGAGAAGGCGCTGGCCCGCGTCGCGGCTGCCCACGGTGTCAAATATCGCGTGGTGTGGCAGGACTTCGCCTCGGGCGCGCCGCTGACCGCGCAGATGATGGCCTCCCACGTCGACATCGGCTCGATGGGCGACTACCCGCTGCTGGTCAACGGCTCCAAGACGCGCCGCTACAGCGACGCGCAGACGAGCTTCATCGCCGTCACCGGTTACAACCTGCGGGGTTCGCTCAATCAGGTCATCGTGCCCACCGGGTCAACGGTGACTTCGCTCGCCGACCTGGTCGGCAGGCGGGTGTCGACAAGCCTCGGTTCGGCCGGCGACGGCATGCTGGCCGCCGCCCTGCAACGGGCGCGCATCGACCCCGGCCAGGTCCACCTGGTCAACCAGGACCCCGCGGTCGGCGCGTCGGCCATCGAGGGCAAACAGGTCGACGCGATGGCGCAGTTCGTCCCGTGGCCGCAGCTGCTGGTTTTTCGCAAGCAGGGCGAGTTGCTCTACGACGGCGGCGACAACGACGTCCCGACGTTCCACGGCGTGGTCGCCCGCGACGACTTCACCCACCGCCATCCCGAGGTGATCACCGCGTTCCTGCAGGCCATGTCGGCCACCACCGACTACATCGTCGCGCACCCCCTCCAGGCCGCGCTGCGTGTCAGCGCGCTCACCCGCATCGAGCCGGAGGTGGTCTACCTCTACAACGGCCCCAACGGGCTGGTGTCCTTCGACATGACCATCAAAACCCAGCTCGTTGCCGCGCTCGGCAAAATCAAGCCTTTCCTTGTTCGAAAGCGCTCGGTGTCACCAGGTTTCGATATCAGTGCGTTCGTGGACGAGTCCTATCTGCAAGCGGAGATCGGCCCCGACTATCAGCGCCGGCGCGCGGACACGGTCAACCCGGACAGGCTCACCGGATTCGACGACCGGTGCGGGCTGCCGGTTGACGACCCGGCGCAGGCTTCGGAGCTCTGGCCCGCCGGCGCGACGCACACGGAGGTCGCCGCGACCCCGACCTGCCTGCTGCGGCGGATCGCCGCCACGCAGTCGGTGCGGGCGGCGTACGTGCCCGACACCGTGACGGGCACCCGCCTGTTCGCCGACCACGCCGTGTGGCTGGTCGACACCTCGGCCCCGACCACGCAGCGGTACAAACCGTTCGACACTCCCGGGGCCGCGGCGGCCTACCGCGCCCAGCATCCCCAGACCGTGCCCGTCACCTACCGGACAGCGTTGTCCCAATCGCGATCGCCCAGCTAG
- a CDS encoding 4Fe-4S dicluster domain-containing protein, with translation MALTTNRADVPVTIDEAKCIDGCTLCVDVCPLDSLAINPETNKAFMHVDECWYCGPCAARCPVDAVTVNIPYLLR, from the coding sequence ATGGCACTGACAACGAACCGCGCCGACGTCCCGGTCACCATCGACGAAGCCAAGTGCATCGACGGCTGCACGCTGTGCGTCGACGTCTGCCCGCTGGACTCGCTGGCCATCAACCCGGAGACCAACAAGGCCTTCATGCACGTCGACGAGTGCTGGTACTGCGGCCCTTGCGCCGCCCGCTGCCCCGTCGACGCCGTCACCGTCAACATCCCCTACCTGCTGCGGTAA